One Hordeum vulgare subsp. vulgare chromosome 4H, MorexV3_pseudomolecules_assembly, whole genome shotgun sequence DNA window includes the following coding sequences:
- the LOC123449603 gene encoding 2-hydroxymuconate semialdehyde hydrolase-like, giving the protein MGASLSLVPLIDYFARREFLAAGLRPHSVTLPYPDGGDGGSTATCTVHYWAPAGEPRLPPLLLIHGFGPRATWQWRCQVGPLSRQFHVIVPDLLGFGGSSWDSPSAPPPSEATQAAALAALLDSVEGLKGKRVAVAGTSYGGFVAYWLARAAGPRRVGPVVIASSDLLKTAADDRAFLKRAGEGWRGAHELLLPAEPAAMRRLMEMAVYRPPPAMMTPDFVLRDFIQKLFMDNREQLAHLFKGITVGTDKFQVTPLPQEVLIVWGEHDQLFPVEKAYAIQSSLDGKARVEIIKKTGHAPQLEDPARFNNIVLDFLMAADPACAHGSSL; this is encoded by the exons ATGGGGGCCAGCCTCAGCCTCGTGCCGCTTATCGACTACTTCGCCCGCCGTGAGTTCCTCGCCGCCGGCCTCCGCCCGCACTCAGTCACGCTCCCCTACCCCGACGGCGGCGACGGGGGGTCGACGGCCACATGCACCGTGCACTACTGGGCGCCGGCGGGGGAGCCGCGGCTGCCGCCACTGCTGCTCATCCACGGCTTCGGCCCTCGGGCCACCTGGCAGTGGCGCTGCCAGGTGGGGCCGCTGTCCCGCCAGTTCCACGTCATCGTCCCGGACCTGCTCGGCTTCGGCGGCAGCTCGTGGGACTCGCCCTCggcgccgccgccgtcggagGCCACGCAGGCCGCGGCGCTGGCGGCGCTGCTGGACTCGGTGGAGGGGCTGAAGGGCAAGCGGGTGGCCGTGGCGGGCACGAGCTACGGCGGGTTCGTGGCGTACTGGCTGGCGCGCGCGGCGGGGCCGCGGAGGGTCGGCCCCGTGGTGATCGCGAGCTCCGACCTGCTCAAGACGGCGGCCGACGACCGCGCGTTCCTGAAGAGGGCCGGCGAGGGGTGGCGCGGCGCGCACGAGCTGCTCCTGCCGGCCGAGCCCGCCGCCATGAGGAGGCTGATGGAGATGGCCGTGTACCGCCCCCCGCCGGCCATGATGACGCCGGACTTCGTCCTCCGGGACTTCATCCAG AAACTGTTCATGGACAACAGGGAGCAGCTCGCCCATCTTTTCAAGGGGATCACCGTCGGCACCGACAAGTTCCAAGTCACACCATTGCCTCag GAAGTGCTGATTGTCTGGGGAGAGCATGACCAGTTGTTCCCCGTGGAAAAGGCCTACGCAATTCAGAG CTCATTGGACGGGAAAGCTAGAGTGGAGATCATAAAGAAGACGGGCCATGCTCCACAGCTCGAGGACCCGGCCCGGTTCAACAACATCGTGCTGGACTTCTTGATGGCTGCAGATCCTGCCTGCGCCCATGGCAGCTCGCTG
- the LOC123449604 gene encoding 2-hydroxy-6-oxononadienedioate/2-hydroxy-6-oxononatrienedioate hydrolase-like — translation MQARAGSAAGGATALAAAKQHPAATSSLFALLSLSLLLLRLLLRLRLAAFRDAALTLHLVARLRLRPVTLRLPGPHATTLRVWCPASPSGKPPLLLLHGFGGDAKWTWARNLAALSRSFHLYAPDLVFFGSHSRSASPLRSVAFQARCAADAMRLLGVSRYDLAGISYGGFVAYRMAAVEARDSVARVVVMTSGVAATVQEMGELAAREEMAVEDALLPDSAAGLRRLVHRSMHRPPPWLPDFVLHDFIQLMFVDQRKERTELLRELLKSGAGIDPLPALTQKTLVLWGDKDQVFPVDLGYKLHRHLGKESRLEIIKDAGHALQLEGADKVNSFIKSFLLS, via the exons ATGCAAGCGCGCGCCGGATCGGCGGCGGGCGGCGCCACCGCGCTCGCCGCCGCGAAGCAGCACCCGGCGGCCACGTCGTCCCTGTTCGCGCTCCTCTCCCTCTCGCTGCTCCTCCTCCGTCTGCTCCTCCGGCTCCGCCTCGCCGCCTTCCGCGACGCCGCGCTCACGCTCCACCTCGTGGCCCGGCTCCGCCTCCGCCCGGTCACCCTCCGCCTCCCCGGCCCGCACGCCACCACGCTCCGCGTCTGGTGCCCCGCCTCGCCGTCCGGCAAGCCGCCGCTGCTCCTCCTCCACGGCTTCGGCGGCGACGCCAAGTGGACGTGGGCGCGCAACCTCGCCGCGCTCTCCCGCAGCTTCCACCTCTACGCGCCCGACCTGGTCTTCTTCGGCTCCCACTCCCGCTCCGCCTCGCCGCTCCGCTCCGTGGCCTTCCAGGCCCGCTGCGCCGCTGACGCCATGCGGCTCCTCGGCGTCAGCCGCTACGACCTAGCCGGGATCAGCTACGGGGGCTTCGTGGCGTACCGGATGGCGGCCGTGGAGGCCCGGGACAGCGTCGCCAGGGTCGTCGTCATGACCAGCGGCGTCGCGGCCACGGTGCAGGAGATGGGCGAGCTGGCGGCGCGGGaggagatggccgtggaggacgcGCTGCTGCCGGACAGCGCCGCCGGGCTGCGCCGGCTCGTGCACCGGTCCATGCACCGCCCCCCGCCCTGGCTGCCGGACTTCGTGCTCCACGATTTCATCCAG CTGATGTTCGTGGACCAGAGAAAGGAGAGAACAGAGCTGCTGCGAGAACTACTCAAGAGCGGAGCCGGCATCGATCCCCTCCCGGCTCTCACTCAG AAAACGTTAGTTCTGTGGGGAGACAAGGACCAGGTGTTCCCCGTCGATCTTGGCTACAAACTGCATAG GCATCTAGGTAAAGAATCCAGGCTAGAGATCATCAAGGACGCGGGTCACGCGTTGCAGTTGGAGGGCGCCGACAAGGTCAATAGTTTCATCAAGTCGTTCCTCCTATCCTAG